One window of the Bartonella bacilliformis KC583 genome contains the following:
- the accD gene encoding acetyl-CoA carboxylase, carboxyltransferase subunit beta codes for MNWITNYVRPKINSILGRREIPENLWIKDPTSGEMVFHKDLEANQYVIPASGHHMHISAKNRLMHFFDDGVYTPIENPKVVTDPLKFRDAKRYIDRLKEYRAKLGVDDNILSARGTIEGLPIIATVQDFAFMGGSLGMASGEAIIEAFHTAIADKCPLVLFAASGGARMQEGTLSLMQMPRTTVAIEMMKEARLPYIVVLTNPTTGGVTASYAMLGDVHIAEPGAMIGFAGPRVIQQTIRETLPEGFQSSEYLLEHGMVDMVVSRLDMKATIAKILRLMMKFPAAPEPSHAFSKDSQTQISKTKAA; via the coding sequence ATGAACTGGATTACAAATTACGTTCGTCCTAAAATTAATTCCATATTAGGTCGTCGTGAAATTCCAGAAAATTTGTGGATCAAAGATCCTACCAGTGGTGAAATGGTCTTTCATAAAGATCTAGAAGCTAATCAATATGTGATTCCTGCTTCTGGTCATCATATGCATATTAGCGCCAAAAACCGTCTCATGCATTTTTTTGATGATGGTGTATATACACCAATTGAAAATCCAAAAGTGGTAACGGACCCATTAAAATTCCGTGATGCAAAACGCTATATTGACCGATTAAAAGAATATCGGGCCAAGCTCGGTGTTGATGATAATATTTTAAGTGCACGAGGCACCATTGAAGGTTTACCAATCATTGCTACCGTTCAAGATTTTGCCTTTATGGGTGGGTCACTTGGTATGGCATCAGGAGAAGCTATTATCGAAGCTTTTCATACTGCCATTGCAGACAAATGCCCTTTAGTTCTTTTTGCCGCTTCAGGGGGAGCTCGAATGCAAGAAGGAACATTATCCCTTATGCAAATGCCTCGTACGACAGTAGCAATTGAAATGATGAAAGAAGCAAGGCTTCCTTATATTGTGGTGCTTACTAATCCTACAACCGGCGGTGTAACCGCCTCATATGCTATGCTTGGTGATGTTCACATTGCTGAACCTGGCGCCATGATTGGTTTTGCAGGTCCACGTGTTATTCAACAAACGATTCGAGAAACTTTGCCAGAGGGTTTTCAAAGCAGTGAATATCTCCTTGAGCACGGCATGGTTGATATGGTCGTGTCGCGTTTGGATATGAAAGCTACAATTGCAAAGATTTTACGCCTGATGATGAAATTTCCGGCAGCGCCCGAACCTTCTCATGCATTCTCCAAAGACTCTCAAACACAGATTTCTAAAACAAAAGCCGCTTAA
- a CDS encoding bifunctional folylpolyglutamate synthase/dihydrofolate synthase codes for METSHVQRVVDDLLGLFPKKLDLSLDRIIRLLKRLGNPHLKLTPTIIHIAGTNGKGSASAICRALLESAGYCVHVYSSPHLVNWNERCRLGQIGGGQLITDNQLLEVIRHTIKVNRQEPISVFEIFTAAAFTLFSTHPADAIILEVGLGGRFDATNVIKNPAVSLIMPIDYDHETFLGNTIAQISFEKGGIIKPKIPVIIGKQDHDVTLSVLSSLADKNKAPYSIFDQDYQSYEEHGRMVFQNNHGLMDLPLPNLIGAHQIANAGAAIEAVYQAGFQLSEQAINQALRNLYWPARMQHLTRGQLVNQLPPHTDLWLDGGHNPAAGKAVAAEFTRWKKKTKRPIVMIASMLKTKDNVGYFRPFKNLVDEVYTIPLTSSDAGLCPKILAELAQKAGLMASPQADLQEALLKISLKHKEAIIFIGGSLYLAGNILRDNETPPC; via the coding sequence ATGGAAACAAGCCATGTGCAAAGGGTGGTTGATGATCTATTGGGGCTATTCCCCAAAAAGCTGGATCTTTCCTTAGATCGTATCATCCGCCTTTTAAAGCGCCTTGGTAACCCACATTTAAAGCTTACCCCTACTATTATCCATATTGCTGGAACAAATGGTAAAGGATCGGCTTCAGCAATTTGTCGTGCTCTTTTAGAAAGTGCAGGCTACTGCGTTCATGTATACAGCTCACCACATTTGGTAAATTGGAATGAACGCTGTCGACTAGGTCAAATAGGAGGCGGCCAACTTATTACAGATAATCAACTGCTTGAGGTCATTCGTCACACCATAAAAGTGAACCGTCAAGAACCAATTAGCGTTTTTGAAATTTTTACCGCTGCAGCCTTTACTCTATTTAGCACCCATCCAGCTGATGCAATCATTTTAGAAGTTGGATTAGGAGGACGTTTTGATGCAACCAATGTTATTAAAAATCCAGCCGTATCCCTTATCATGCCTATTGATTATGACCATGAAACTTTTCTAGGCAACACAATTGCGCAAATTTCTTTTGAAAAAGGGGGTATCATCAAACCAAAAATTCCTGTTATAATTGGCAAACAAGACCATGATGTCACTCTTTCTGTTTTAAGTAGCCTTGCTGATAAAAACAAAGCACCTTACTCTATTTTTGACCAAGACTACCAAAGCTATGAAGAACATGGACGTATGGTCTTTCAAAATAACCATGGTTTAATGGATCTACCACTTCCTAACCTTATCGGTGCGCATCAAATTGCCAATGCTGGTGCTGCTATTGAAGCAGTTTACCAAGCAGGTTTTCAACTTTCGGAACAAGCAATCAACCAAGCTTTACGCAATCTTTACTGGCCAGCACGCATGCAACATCTGACTCGTGGCCAATTGGTTAATCAACTTCCTCCCCATACAGATTTATGGCTCGATGGTGGCCATAATCCTGCTGCTGGCAAAGCTGTTGCAGCAGAATTTACTCGATGGAAAAAAAAAACAAAACGCCCCATTGTTATGATTGCTAGTATGCTCAAGACCAAAGACAATGTCGGTTATTTTCGTCCTTTCAAAAATCTTGTCGATGAAGTCTATACAATCCCTTTAACCTCTAGCGACGCAGGTCTCTGCCCAAAAATTTTAGCAGAATTAGCACAAAAAGCAGGCCTCATGGCTAGCCCACAAGCGGATCTTCAAGAAGCCCTTCTTAAAATCAGTTTAAAACATAAAGAAGCCATCATCTTTATTGGTGGTTCTCTTTACCTTGCGGGCAATATTCTACGTGACAATGAGACACCTCCATGCTAG
- a CDS encoding complex I NDUFA9 subunit family protein: MKLDHTLYQNPKLITVFGGSGFVGRHVVEALTKRGYRVRVAVRRPQRAYYMLQIGEVSQTQMCTTDVTNRASVARALSGADGVVFLPGSLAQSNQSKFQTTQIDGTTNVAELAQKAGIPLIYASTLIAHENASLLYARVKFMCEKIVQDKHSQTIIMRPSVIFGPEDRFFNVLAKASCFLPIMPVFGGGHNKLQPIYVGDIAEFVVRALEEKIPFGNSYELGGPTVITVRHIIENILKIIHRKKTILSMPLSVGLCVGDILGIIGKLPLLPTLTTADQIRFLQLNNIVSQKAIDSGYTLEGVGITPKTMASILPSYLWHFRPQGQFSKNLLT; encoded by the coding sequence ATGAAACTTGATCACACACTTTATCAAAATCCTAAACTTATTACTGTTTTCGGTGGTTCAGGTTTTGTGGGGCGGCATGTCGTTGAAGCTTTAACGAAACGGGGTTATCGCGTTCGCGTCGCTGTGCGTCGTCCACAAAGAGCTTATTACATGCTACAAATAGGTGAAGTAAGCCAAACCCAAATGTGTACAACAGATGTTACGAATCGTGCTTCTGTTGCACGTGCACTATCTGGAGCAGATGGTGTGGTATTTTTGCCTGGGAGTTTGGCGCAATCCAATCAATCAAAGTTTCAAACCACACAAATTGATGGAACAACAAATGTTGCGGAATTAGCTCAAAAAGCAGGTATCCCTCTCATTTATGCATCAACGCTCATCGCTCATGAAAATGCATCGCTTCTTTATGCACGCGTTAAATTTATGTGCGAGAAAATTGTTCAGGACAAGCACTCTCAAACAATCATTATGCGCCCATCTGTCATTTTTGGACCAGAAGATCGTTTTTTCAATGTCTTGGCAAAGGCATCCTGTTTTTTGCCGATCATGCCAGTTTTTGGCGGTGGACACAATAAATTGCAACCTATTTATGTCGGCGATATTGCTGAATTTGTTGTGCGTGCTTTAGAGGAAAAAATCCCCTTTGGGAACAGTTATGAACTTGGTGGGCCGACAGTAATTACAGTCCGGCATATCATTGAAAATATATTAAAAATTATTCATCGCAAAAAAACAATTTTATCCATGCCACTTTCTGTAGGACTTTGTGTTGGAGATATCTTGGGCATTATCGGTAAATTACCTTTATTGCCAACACTAACAACAGCTGATCAAATACGCTTTCTGCAACTAAACAATATTGTTTCTCAAAAAGCTATAGATAGTGGATATACTTTAGAAGGGGTAGGCATTACTCCAAAAACTATGGCGTCTATTTTGCCAAGTTATTTATGGCATTTCCGTCCACAAGGACAGTTTTCTAAAAATTTACTAACCTAA
- a CDS encoding PAS-domain containing protein, whose translation MIRIFACIFCFLSLFFPIHAIAQSPISHLLSAFIWSEHQWLILALCGSISCASLLTCITVIINIKKNAEKSLQVIQANFSEKLKQYEWLLEETEQYLLIWEHPTALPHIVGNISKLQKAGINEQNFQCFEDWLEESFLQQLDQALTQLRCHGCSFELSITTINKIALQVTGVIAGTAAIARFQDFSKQQSENIRLREDMTRMLTELKIQRNLLDYIQEPVWIRNSEGKICFVNNAFRDMTNFQEGCDTITDPFNETIQFQINKGNQINERSQTNGTNQLDETKTVFQKHVHTVVNGERRHFHLTRITTEEGMAAFARDDSAYKNLTNEMEQILQSHHETLDQISTAVAIFDSNQKLKFCNHAFRILWPLESSFLESEPSHTLLLERLREKGFIGEHPDWRAWKEELLTSHHQIESNPKIWNLPNGCTVRVMSRPHPQGGITWLYENLTEKIDLERRYNTLIKIQGETLDKLSEGVVVFGTDGRLCLSNPALSKLWSLPYNLLVEGTHITQLQTHCSALTVGEEWKQFTQLITGFAEKRDARSGRIDLRNGMIIDYTFVPLPNGQTMLTFVNVTDTVHIARALQEKNEALESTDRLRNEFVQHVSYELRTPLTNIIGFSDILRDQMFGSLNERQHEYLGHIQSESNTLLNLVNDILDLATLDAGIMELNIQSVNIVDAMAQAVTRIEEHLNGRHILFSQHISPSLDVIFADATRLHQIFVNVLSNAVNFAPEASTIEFCAHKQDNHIVFSVHNEGSDIPSDILDRIFKRFSSHAHHGGRAGAGLGLSLVKSFVELHGGYVEILTGTGQGTTVKCFFSLKKGDIIL comes from the coding sequence ATGATCAGAATTTTTGCCTGTATTTTTTGCTTTCTTTCGCTGTTTTTTCCGATACATGCTATTGCCCAATCACCAATATCTCACTTACTATCGGCCTTTATTTGGTCAGAACATCAATGGCTTATCTTAGCACTTTGCGGAAGTATTTCTTGCGCTTCCTTGCTAACATGCATAACCGTTATTATAAACATAAAGAAAAATGCTGAGAAATCTTTACAAGTGATTCAAGCCAATTTTTCTGAAAAGCTTAAACAATATGAATGGCTTTTAGAAGAAACAGAACAATACCTTCTTATTTGGGAGCACCCAACAGCCCTACCACATATCGTTGGCAATATTTCTAAATTACAAAAGGCAGGAATAAACGAACAAAATTTTCAGTGTTTCGAAGACTGGCTCGAAGAATCTTTTCTGCAACAACTTGACCAAGCACTGACTCAATTACGTTGTCATGGCTGTTCTTTTGAACTTTCTATCACCACCATCAATAAAATCGCCTTACAAGTTACAGGGGTTATTGCAGGAACAGCAGCCATTGCACGTTTCCAAGATTTCTCAAAACAGCAGAGTGAAAACATTCGCTTACGGGAAGATATGACCCGAATGCTCACAGAGCTGAAAATACAGCGCAACCTTCTTGATTATATCCAAGAACCGGTGTGGATTCGAAATAGTGAGGGGAAAATTTGTTTCGTAAATAATGCTTTTCGAGACATGACAAATTTTCAAGAAGGCTGTGATACCATCACTGATCCTTTCAATGAAACAATACAATTCCAAATAAATAAAGGAAATCAAATAAATGAGAGGAGCCAAACAAACGGAACAAATCAACTAGATGAGACAAAGACAGTGTTTCAAAAACACGTTCATACCGTCGTGAATGGAGAACGACGTCATTTTCACCTAACACGTATCACAACAGAAGAAGGAATGGCAGCTTTTGCCCGTGATGACAGCGCATATAAAAATCTTACCAATGAAATGGAACAAATTCTTCAAAGCCACCATGAAACACTCGATCAAATTTCAACAGCTGTGGCGATTTTTGATAGCAATCAAAAATTAAAATTTTGCAACCATGCCTTTAGAATTTTATGGCCGTTGGAAAGTTCTTTTCTAGAGAGTGAACCAAGCCATACACTCCTTCTTGAGCGTTTGCGCGAAAAAGGATTTATCGGTGAACATCCCGATTGGCGCGCATGGAAAGAAGAGCTTTTAACAAGCCACCACCAAATAGAATCTAACCCCAAAATTTGGAATCTTCCTAACGGATGTACAGTGCGTGTCATGTCTCGCCCCCACCCACAAGGAGGTATTACCTGGCTTTACGAAAATCTTACAGAAAAAATTGATCTTGAACGACGCTATAATACATTGATCAAAATACAAGGTGAAACACTTGATAAACTTTCCGAAGGCGTAGTGGTTTTTGGCACAGATGGACGTCTATGCTTATCAAATCCTGCTTTATCAAAATTGTGGTCTTTACCCTATAATTTACTGGTAGAAGGTACTCATATTACGCAATTACAGACCCATTGCTCAGCCTTGACAGTCGGGGAAGAATGGAAGCAATTTACCCAATTGATTACAGGCTTTGCTGAAAAACGCGATGCCCGTTCAGGTCGCATAGATCTGAGAAATGGGATGATTATTGATTACACATTCGTGCCACTCCCCAATGGACAAACAATGTTAACTTTTGTGAATGTTACTGACACCGTCCATATAGCGCGTGCCCTGCAAGAAAAAAATGAAGCCTTAGAAAGTACTGATCGTCTACGCAATGAATTTGTCCAACATGTGTCCTACGAATTACGCACACCTCTCACCAATATTATTGGATTTTCTGATATTTTACGCGATCAAATGTTTGGCTCTCTTAATGAACGTCAACACGAATATCTCGGCCATATTCAATCAGAGTCTAACACACTTTTGAATCTTGTTAATGATATTCTTGACCTTGCAACTCTTGATGCAGGGATTATGGAATTAAATATACAATCGGTCAACATTGTTGATGCTATGGCACAAGCAGTAACACGCATAGAAGAACACCTCAACGGGCGTCATATTCTATTTTCTCAACACATTTCTCCTTCCTTAGATGTCATTTTTGCGGATGCTACACGTTTACATCAAATCTTTGTGAATGTACTTAGTAATGCTGTTAACTTTGCCCCAGAAGCAAGCACCATCGAATTTTGTGCTCATAAACAAGATAATCATATCGTTTTCAGTGTCCATAATGAGGGATCGGACATTCCATCTGATATTCTTGATAGGATTTTCAAACGGTTTTCTTCTCATGCACATCATGGTGGACGTGCTGGAGCAGGCCTTGGCCTCTCTCTTGTCAAAAGCTTTGTTGAACTCCATGGTGGATATGTTGAAATTCTCACCGGCACAGGTCAGGGAACAACAGTTAAATGTTTTTTCTCACTGAAAAAGGGAGATATAATCCTTTAA
- a CDS encoding bifunctional tRNA (adenosine(37)-N6)-threonylcarbamoyltransferase complex ATPase subunit type 1 TsaE/phosphotransferase, which translates to MNFSFFLANEEATKLFAQDLALALKPGDLVTLQGDLGAGKSTLARAIIHTLANDDNLEVPSPTFTLVQNYKLPQFEVIHADLYRLSMAEEIDELGLHEAREQSILLIEWPEKGADSLGPTTFAISLQHQDCGRHITITAATHDIERLQQSLAIRTFLTTHGRGHVHRRFLASDASARSYELLHSDHHQEIFMNASIMQMAQKTDPAFAEKMHLATDIRQFVGINQIILENGFSAPHIFVEDLEKGFLILEDLGREGILDQTGNPIEERYIACSELLATFHQKSWVFKKQFATFSLQIPCYDHQSMQAELALLLDWYIPFQQQKTLNEEQRKAFFTCWQPYLDMLIEGENTLVMRDYHSPNILWRANKEGVARIGLIDFQDGLKGPTAYDLVSLAQDARLYISPELEMKIFNAYCHARHKAPQPFDENELRKLYALAGAQRVSKILGIFVQLHQQYGKSSYLKHLPHMQDYLARNLSHPILAPLKSFYQEIGILVETT; encoded by the coding sequence ATGAATTTTAGTTTTTTTCTTGCAAATGAAGAAGCAACAAAATTATTTGCGCAAGACCTAGCCCTTGCTTTAAAACCAGGTGATCTTGTAACACTTCAAGGTGATCTTGGAGCAGGAAAATCAACTCTTGCACGTGCAATCATTCATACACTTGCCAATGATGATAATTTAGAAGTACCAAGCCCCACTTTTACTCTTGTTCAAAACTATAAACTGCCACAATTTGAAGTTATTCACGCTGATCTTTACCGCCTCTCTATGGCAGAAGAAATTGATGAATTAGGGCTTCACGAAGCACGTGAACAAAGTATTTTATTAATTGAATGGCCAGAAAAAGGTGCAGATTCTTTAGGGCCCACGACTTTTGCTATCAGTTTACAACACCAAGACTGTGGACGTCATATCACCATCACAGCAGCAACACATGATATTGAACGTCTACAACAATCCCTTGCAATCCGCACCTTTTTAACCACTCATGGTCGCGGTCATGTTCATCGTCGTTTTTTAGCAAGCGACGCTTCTGCACGATCTTATGAACTTTTGCATAGTGACCATCATCAAGAAATCTTTATGAATGCATCCATCATGCAAATGGCACAAAAGACTGATCCTGCCTTTGCAGAAAAAATGCATCTTGCAACAGATATCCGTCAGTTTGTAGGCATTAACCAGATCATTTTAGAGAATGGATTTTCTGCTCCTCATATTTTTGTCGAAGATCTTGAAAAGGGGTTCTTGATTTTAGAAGATTTGGGACGTGAAGGAATTTTAGATCAAACTGGCAATCCTATAGAAGAACGTTATATCGCTTGTAGTGAATTGTTGGCTACCTTCCATCAAAAATCATGGGTTTTTAAAAAGCAATTTGCAACATTTTCGCTTCAAATTCCTTGCTATGATCACCAGTCTATGCAAGCAGAACTTGCATTACTGCTAGACTGGTACATACCTTTTCAGCAGCAAAAAACCTTAAATGAAGAACAACGGAAAGCTTTCTTTACCTGCTGGCAACCTTATCTTGACATGCTCATTGAAGGAGAAAATACCCTTGTTATGCGCGATTATCACTCGCCCAATATACTGTGGCGTGCAAATAAAGAGGGAGTGGCTCGCATTGGTCTTATTGATTTTCAAGATGGCTTAAAAGGACCAACAGCTTATGATCTTGTTTCCTTGGCACAAGATGCACGTCTTTATATTTCACCAGAACTTGAGATGAAGATTTTCAATGCTTATTGTCATGCGCGCCATAAAGCACCGCAACCTTTTGATGAAAATGAATTGCGCAAACTTTACGCTCTTGCAGGTGCTCAACGTGTTTCAAAAATTTTAGGCATTTTTGTACAATTACACCAACAATATGGAAAATCGTCTTATCTCAAACATTTACCCCATATGCAGGATTATCTTGCCCGTAATCTTTCACACCCAATTCTTGCTCCTTTAAAAAGCTTTTATCAAGAAATTGGCATTCTTGTAGAAACAACATAA